A window from Drosophila kikkawai strain 14028-0561.14 chromosome 2L, DkikHiC1v2, whole genome shotgun sequence encodes these proteins:
- the numb gene encoding protein numb isoform X2: MDRLRRSFRDSFRRRKDRVPESSKPHQWQADEEAVRSATCSFSVKYLGCVEVFESRGMQVCEEALKVLRQSRRRPVRGLLHVSGDGLRVVDDETKGLIVDQTIEKVSFCAPDRNHERGFSYICRDGTTRRWMCHGFLACKDSGERLSHAVGCAFAVCLERKQRRDKECGVTMTFDTKNSTFTRTGSFRQQTLTERLAMATVGTNERSVDGPVSGSMPGPPAATVKPFNPFAIERPHATPNMLERQSSFRLSTIGSQSPFKRQMSLRVNDLPSNADRQRAFLAAAAGNPLQTPLRSVSPIAEVSPAKSGAGADQSAAAAAADSVSQLCQELSQGLSMLSQSDALLAAGDDLNFNNNRSINQNIIAAEKQGQHVISYSATPTAQVTPRVVSTTPTYQTLHSQQSPTRSEQSIEATTELPNAEQWLGQVVRSTSPAAPKRPSYLANVGRAQTLASGTGGGGGPDDPFDAEWAANVAAAKQLSPDMPVPSTSRSPLARHSTNPFISPPKAPAQTFQVQL, from the exons ATGGATCGTCTGCGTCGCTCCTTCCGCGACTCGTTCCGTCGCCGCAAGGATCGCGTTCCCGAGTCCTCGAAGCCGCACCAGTGGCAGGCCGACGAGGAAGCTGTGCGATCGGCCACCTGCTCCTTCTCGGTGAAGTATCTGGGCTGCGTGGAGGTGTTTGAGTCGCGTGGAATGCAGGTCTGCGAGGAGGCCCTCAAGGTCTTAAGG CAATCCCGACGTCGTCCTGTCCGCGGACTACTCCATGTCAGTGGCGATGGCCTGCGTGTGGTGGACGATGAGACCAAGGGCCTGATTGTGGACCAGACCATCGAGAAGGTCAGCTTCTGTGCCCCAGATCGCAACCACGAGCGCGGCTTCAGCTACATTTGCCGGGATGGAACCACGCGTCGTTGGATGTGCCATGGATTCCTAGCCTGCAAGGACTCCGGCGAGCGACTGTCTCACGCTGTGGGCTGCGCCTTTGCCGTGTGCCTGGAGCGGAAGCAGCGGCGCGACAAGGAGTGCGGAGTGACGATGACCTTCGACACCAAGAACTCGACCTTCACGCGTACCGGATCCTTCCGCCAACAGACATTGACAGAGCGCCTGGCCATGGCAACCGTGGGCACCAACGAGCGCAGTGTGGACGGTCCGGTATCGGGATCGATGCCGGGTCCACCGGCAGCCACAGTTAAGCCGTTCAATCCATTCGCCATCGAACGCCCCCATGCCACGCCCAACATGCTGGAGCGTCAGAGCTCCTTCCGCCTGAGCACGATCGGCAGCCAGTCGCCGTTCAAGCGCCAGATGTCGCTGCGCGTCAACGATCTTCCGTCCAACGCCGATCGCCAGCGAGCCTTCCTCGCTGCCGCCGCCGGGAATCCGCTGCAGACGCCGCTGCGCAGTGTCTCACCCATTGCCGAGGTGTCGCCGGCCAAGTCTGGAGCTGGAGCGGATCAGTCGGCCGCCGCAGCGGCTGCCGATTCCGTGAGCCAGCTGTGCCAGGAGCTCAGCCAGGGCCTGTCGATGTTGTCTCAGTCggatgctcttttggccgccGGCGATGATCTGAACTTTAACAACAATCGCAGCATCAACCAGAACATCATAGCCGCCGAGAAGCAGGGCCAGCACGTGATCTCGTACAGTGCCACGCCCACGGCGCAGGTGACGCCCCGAGTGGTCAGCACAACGCCCACTTACCAAACGCTCCACTCGCAGCAGTCGCCCACGCGATCCGAGCAGAGCATCGAGGCCACCACGGAGCTGCCCAATGCCGAGCAGTGGCTGGGTCAGGTGGTGCGTAGTACTTCCCCGGCTGCTCCCAAGCGGCCCAGCTACCTGGCCAATGTGGGTCGAGCTCAAACGCTAGCCAGTGGaactggaggaggaggtggtccGGATGATCCCTTCGATGCCGAGTGGGCGGCCAATGTGGCGGCGGCTAAGCAACTGTCACCGGATATGCCGGTGCCGAGCACCTCTCGCTCGCCGCTGGCCAGGCACAGCACCAACCCGTTCATCTCACCGCCTAAGGCTCCGGCGCAGACATTCCAGGTGCAGCTCTAG
- the numb gene encoding protein numb isoform X1, whose amino-acid sequence MGNSSSHTHEPLERGFTRGKFGDVKNGKSASFRFSKKSPKKMDRLRRSFRDSFRRRKDRVPESSKPHQWQADEEAVRSATCSFSVKYLGCVEVFESRGMQVCEEALKVLRQSRRRPVRGLLHVSGDGLRVVDDETKGLIVDQTIEKVSFCAPDRNHERGFSYICRDGTTRRWMCHGFLACKDSGERLSHAVGCAFAVCLERKQRRDKECGVTMTFDTKNSTFTRTGSFRQQTLTERLAMATVGTNERSVDGPVSGSMPGPPAATVKPFNPFAIERPHATPNMLERQSSFRLSTIGSQSPFKRQMSLRVNDLPSNADRQRAFLAAAAGNPLQTPLRSVSPIAEVSPAKSGAGADQSAAAAAADSVSQLCQELSQGLSMLSQSDALLAAGDDLNFNNNRSINQNIIAAEKQGQHVISYSATPTAQVTPRVVSTTPTYQTLHSQQSPTRSEQSIEATTELPNAEQWLGQVVRSTSPAAPKRPSYLANVGRAQTLASGTGGGGGPDDPFDAEWAANVAAAKQLSPDMPVPSTSRSPLARHSTNPFISPPKAPAQTFQVQL is encoded by the exons AAATCCGCCTCCTTCCGGTTTAGCAAGAAATCGCCGAAGAAAATGGATCGTCTGCGTCGCTCCTTCCGCGACTCGTTCCGTCGCCGCAAGGATCGCGTTCCCGAGTCCTCGAAGCCGCACCAGTGGCAGGCCGACGAGGAAGCTGTGCGATCGGCCACCTGCTCCTTCTCGGTGAAGTATCTGGGCTGCGTGGAGGTGTTTGAGTCGCGTGGAATGCAGGTCTGCGAGGAGGCCCTCAAGGTCTTAAGG CAATCCCGACGTCGTCCTGTCCGCGGACTACTCCATGTCAGTGGCGATGGCCTGCGTGTGGTGGACGATGAGACCAAGGGCCTGATTGTGGACCAGACCATCGAGAAGGTCAGCTTCTGTGCCCCAGATCGCAACCACGAGCGCGGCTTCAGCTACATTTGCCGGGATGGAACCACGCGTCGTTGGATGTGCCATGGATTCCTAGCCTGCAAGGACTCCGGCGAGCGACTGTCTCACGCTGTGGGCTGCGCCTTTGCCGTGTGCCTGGAGCGGAAGCAGCGGCGCGACAAGGAGTGCGGAGTGACGATGACCTTCGACACCAAGAACTCGACCTTCACGCGTACCGGATCCTTCCGCCAACAGACATTGACAGAGCGCCTGGCCATGGCAACCGTGGGCACCAACGAGCGCAGTGTGGACGGTCCGGTATCGGGATCGATGCCGGGTCCACCGGCAGCCACAGTTAAGCCGTTCAATCCATTCGCCATCGAACGCCCCCATGCCACGCCCAACATGCTGGAGCGTCAGAGCTCCTTCCGCCTGAGCACGATCGGCAGCCAGTCGCCGTTCAAGCGCCAGATGTCGCTGCGCGTCAACGATCTTCCGTCCAACGCCGATCGCCAGCGAGCCTTCCTCGCTGCCGCCGCCGGGAATCCGCTGCAGACGCCGCTGCGCAGTGTCTCACCCATTGCCGAGGTGTCGCCGGCCAAGTCTGGAGCTGGAGCGGATCAGTCGGCCGCCGCAGCGGCTGCCGATTCCGTGAGCCAGCTGTGCCAGGAGCTCAGCCAGGGCCTGTCGATGTTGTCTCAGTCggatgctcttttggccgccGGCGATGATCTGAACTTTAACAACAATCGCAGCATCAACCAGAACATCATAGCCGCCGAGAAGCAGGGCCAGCACGTGATCTCGTACAGTGCCACGCCCACGGCGCAGGTGACGCCCCGAGTGGTCAGCACAACGCCCACTTACCAAACGCTCCACTCGCAGCAGTCGCCCACGCGATCCGAGCAGAGCATCGAGGCCACCACGGAGCTGCCCAATGCCGAGCAGTGGCTGGGTCAGGTGGTGCGTAGTACTTCCCCGGCTGCTCCCAAGCGGCCCAGCTACCTGGCCAATGTGGGTCGAGCTCAAACGCTAGCCAGTGGaactggaggaggaggtggtccGGATGATCCCTTCGATGCCGAGTGGGCGGCCAATGTGGCGGCGGCTAAGCAACTGTCACCGGATATGCCGGTGCCGAGCACCTCTCGCTCGCCGCTGGCCAGGCACAGCACCAACCCGTTCATCTCACCGCCTAAGGCTCCGGCGCAGACATTCCAGGTGCAGCTCTAG